The Mesorhizobium sp. AR02 genomic interval TGTTCCAGGAACTGGCGCAGAACATCCAGGCGGACCTGCGCAAGAACATGCCGGTGTGGCGCGAAAAATATCCAGGCGTCGAGAACCTAAAGGTCGCGGTGATGGGCTGCATCGTCAACGGCCCGGGCGAGTCCAAGCATGCCGATATCGGCATTTCGCTGCCCGGCACCGGCGAGACGCCGACGGCGCCCGTCTTCGTCGACGGCAAGAAGGCGGCGACGCTGCGCGGACCGTCGATCGCGGCGGATTTCGAGAAAATGGTCGCCGACTATATCGAGCAGAGGTTTGGGCGCGGCGGCAAAGCCGCGGCAGAATGAGCCCATGCCGAAACTCTACTCCGGCGGCCACCTGAAGGCGTCTTCTGCGCTTCCGGTGCTCACGGAGCAAATGTCCGCTGCGCTCCGGTTCTCGATGCCACCATCAACTGGCGCGCCGGAGCGACTTTCGACACGGGCTCAGCGGTCAATGCAGCGTTTCCTCTGGGCGGCGCTGATTGTCCTGTGCGGTATGGCCTGGTCGACTTTTGCCCAGGCCGATCCGCCGCAATCGGCCAAGCAGCGGCTGATCGACAAGGTCTGCAACCTGATCCAGGCCCATGCCGACCAGAACGGCTTGCCCCGGGATTTCTTCGCTCGGCTGATCTGGAAGGAAAGCCGTTTCGACCCCAATGCCGTCAGCCCCGTCGGCGCCGAGGGCATCGCCCAGTTCATGCCGGGCACCGCCAAGATGCGCGGGCTCGAAAACTCCTTCGACATCAACCAGGCGATCCCGGCGTCGGCGAAGTATCTCGCCGAAATGAAAACCAGCTATGGCAATCTTGGCCTGGCGGCGGCGGCCTACAATGCCGGCGAAAGCCGGGTGTCGCGCTGGCTGGGCTCGGGTGGCTTCCTGCCAATGGAGACCGAGAGCTATGTCTTCGATATCATGGGCGAGCCGGTCGACAAGTTCACCGACCCCGCCTATGCCGGAAAAATCGAGCCGCTTGACGCCAAGACGGATTTTGCCGTCGCCTGCCGCAAACTGCCTGTCATCATGTCGCAGACCGTGGCGATGGCCTCGATCAACGTCAAACCATGGGGCATCCAGGTGGCCGGCAATTTCCGCCGCAGTGCCGCGATCAGCCAGTGGCTGCGGGTGAGGAGCCGGTTTCCGGTTCTGCTCGCCGGCCATGATCCGGTGGTGAGCCGGGTGCGCACGCCGATCGGCCGGCGCGGTATCTACGCCGTCAGGATCGGGATCGACGATCGTGCCGCCGCCAATGTCATCTGCCAGAAATTACAGAGCATCGGCGGGGCCTGCGTGGTGGTGCGCAACCGGTAGGACATGTCACCCGGAAGTGACTTCGGTTTTGCGAGAACGACATGGATATGGCGACCTATTTCGAGCCATCTTCGGTCGCCCATTCCTCGCAAGTGCGGGCCATTGTGTCACTCTCCCACATCTGCGGAATAATTCTCCCGTCGAGCTGGAGGAAAGCCCTATGGGCGACTTTAGGATCACGCGAGATACAGGCGAATCGCGCAAAGGAGTTGAGGTTCCAGTCATCGGGGTATTGCTTGACCAGGTTCTCGAACCCGGCATTGATCCTCGGCCAATAGATGGTCGAATTCTCGAACATCTTGCGCCTCAGGGTCCAACCCATTGCGAACCAATAACCTCGCGCGTAGAAGCCGGAGCCATCTTCAGGCTTGGTTAGCGCCACGGCGTGTTCAATCAGCTTGTTGACGTCCTCGATGCTGCCGCCCCACATCGGAGACTTGCGTGTGATGGCGGCGAAATACACTTCGTAATAATAGGGCTCTCGAGCGGTTGCTTCGTCCAAGAGCGCATCAAACTTCGGCTCCGGCCAATTTTCTCCCGTCGCGACGTGCAGCATGGTCGCATACCAATGCGGATCCGATGACGCAAAGGCCTTGCTGGCCTCGAGCTGCCTGCGCGCTTCCGCGAGATATTTCAGGAACACCGGCCATTTTCCCGGCGCAACGGCGGAGGCGTAGTCGCTGCCTCGAACGAAGAAGGCGTGCTGGTACAGCAAAGTAGCATAGGCGATGTACGCGGATTTCGACTCCGGTGCCTCATCGATCCATTTTTTTGCCTGCTGTTCAAGGCGATCGAGAGATCGCTCGCCATAGGCCGGAGAGTCTGCGAGTGTGTCAAAGGCAGAATAGAAGCGGCTAAGCTTCCACAATCCGCTGCCTGTCCGCGCCTTGCTGCTGCGGTATTCGTCGGCAAGCGCGTCGAGTTTCTTGAAATTGCCATCGAGAAAAGCGGACTTGACAGTATCGGTGATGCCTTCGCGATCCGCGATCTCGTCCGCGCGCCCGTTCGTTACTAAAAAGAGCGACAGTACTATGAGAGCCAATTGAAAAATTCGCATGGATAGTCTCCGAATCCGTCGCCGACGCTTACACGTCTTGGTTGAAGCTAGAGTTAATTGGGTGTGGCAATTTTGAAAGGTTGCACGAAAACGGGTTGCTGATTGCCGTCGCTTCGTAGGATCGACATTGAGCGATCTCGAACTATCTCGGGCTGGTGGGCAGTGGCGGGAATACGGGCAAGATACGTCCGTTGAAGTCAGGAGTTCGATTGACCATGACCGCCAGGATCATTGTCCTCAATGGCGTCGGCAGTGCCGGCAAAAGCTCGGTCGCCAGGGCGCTGCAAGCGATAACCGCCGCGCCGTTCCTGCATGTCCAGATGGACAGTTTCCTCGCGATGCTGCCCGATGCCTTGCAGGACCATGCCGATGGTTTCTGCTACGAAACAAGGGCGGGACGGATGTCTTCGGCCTGCGCCTGATGCGCGAAAACCTGGATGAGCTTTCTGCGGTCCTGGATCAGATTTTCCCTGGGCTTGCGTCGGATACAGCGCGTTTCGCAAAGGCATTTGGCCGTACCCTCTACATCCACCTGTCGCGCGAGAACAAGCTCGCGCAGGCTGTCTCGCTGATCAAGGCGGAGCAGACCGGTCTTTGGCACATCGCGCCCGATGGCTCGGAGATCGAAAGGGTCGCACCGCCGCAGGCGCCGCACTATGATTTCGAGCAGATCAAAGCTGAGCTCGCCGAACTCGAAGCCTATGATGCGGCCTGGAACATCTGGTTCGCAGCGCAAGGCCTGACCCCGCTGCGCATTGGTTACGAGCATCTTTCCGCCGACCCGGCGGCGACCTTGCTGGGCATCTGCGAGGCTCTCGGCGTTCAGCCTCCGAATGCCGAAGATGTGCGGCCGGGCGTTGCAAAGCTCGCTGACGAGACAAGCCTCGACTGGATGCGCCGCTATCATTCGGATGCGGCCGGCTGAGAATAGGGGCCGAGCAAAGGCCACAACGCCGTCGACGGCGTGGATTGAGCCAGTCGCGCATGCCAAACATTTGGGCTATAGGCGGCGGCATGACCGATCCGATCTACAATGATCCCGACTTCGTTCAGTTCTACGACATCGAGAATCAGGATGGCCGCGCCGATTTTGACTATTGCATCCGTCTTGCCCGGGATGGCGGCTCGGTCCTCGATCTTGGTTGTGGCACCGGTCAACTGGCCGCCGAAATGGCCGAAGGGCGCAGCGTCACCGGTGTCGATCCCGCATCGGCCATGCTCGACGTCGCGCGGCGCAGGGCCGGCGGTGACAAAGTCGACTGGGTCTTGGCCGATGCGCGAACAGTGCGGCTCGGACGACGGTTCGATACGGTGCTGCTGACCGGTCACGTGTTCCAGGTTTTCCTGACAGAAGAGGATCAGCGGGCGGTGCTGCGCACCGTCGCCGAACATCTGGCTCTCGGCGGGCGCTTCATCTTCGACACACGAAATCCCGCCGTGGAGGCGTGGCTGGAATGGACGCCGCAGTGCTCCGAACGGATGGTGGAGCACCCCAACCTTGGCCCCGTCAGGGCCTGGTACGATGCCGACTGTCATGCCGCCACCGGAGTTGTCACCTATTCGACCTTTTATGAAATTTCCGGCGGCAGACCGGTTTTGGGCGCTGAATCGAAAATCGCTTTCCCTGAGAAGGAGGATCTTGCCGGAATGCTGGATGACGCCGGCCTGCTGGTAGAGCAATGGCTCGGCGACTGGCAGGGCGAACCCTATGCGGACACCTCTCCGGAAATCATCCCGATCGGTCGGCTGCGCTGATCCGGCGACCCGACCGGACGCACCTCACGCCGTCTTGGCCACCACCGTTTCGCTGAGCCATGTGCCGATCTTGGCGCCGAGGCGATCGGGCGAAACCGGCTTCGGCAGATAGTCGTCCATGCCGGCCTCGATGCACTTGTCGCGATCGCCCTTCAGCGCATGCGCGGTGACGCCGATGATCGGGATGTGACCGCCCGACGAGGCCTCGATCGCCCGGATGGCGCGGGTTGCCTCGTAGCCGTTCATCTCGGGCATCGAGACGTCCATCAGGATCAGTTTCGGATGCAGCGACCGGTACATCTCGACCGCCGTGCGGCCATTGCCGGCGATGCGGTAGCTGAGGCCCAGCCCGTTGAGGATTTGGCCGAACACCAGCTGGTTCACGTCATTGTCCTCGGCGATGAGGATGTCGATCGGGCCGTTCGGCGTGGTGGTCGATTCCGGCGCCGTCGCGACCGGTATGGCGGGACCACGGATGACGGTGAAGGCCGGCGGAGCCGCCTGCGGCTTCGGCTGGACCGGTTCGCGAATGAACTGTGCCTTGCCGACCTGCGAGCGAGCCTTCTGGATGACCGAGATGACCGTGCCGAGCAGGACCGCCGAGCGCGCCGGCTTGGTCAGGTGGGCCGCAATGCCGAAGTCGATGATCATCTTGCCGAAATCGACCTGGTCGACTGAGGTCAGGATGACGATCGGGATGGCGGACAGCCGGCTGTCGGCGGCGATGGCCCGGGCGACATCGGCGCCGTTCATGCCGGGCATCTGGTAGTCGAGGATGATGCAGTCGACGCTGGCGCCCAACTGGCAGGCGCGATCGAGGAAGGCCAGCCCCATGGCGCCGCTTTCGGCGGCAGCGCAGTCGAAGCTCCAGCTCCTGAGCTGCTCGAGCAGGATCTCGCGGTTGACCGGATTGTCGTCGATGACCAGCACGCGCGCACCGGTGACGTCGACCGGCACGATCGCATCGCGCGTCTCGGCATGGTGCACGGGCAGCGGCACTCCGAACCAGAAGACGGAGCCGCGCCCGATCTCGCTCTCGACGCCGATCTTGCCGGCCATCAAATCGACGAGGCGGGCGGCGATGGCGAGCCCAAGGCCGGTGCCTTCGTGGCGGCGGGTCGAGGAGCCATCGACCTGCGCGAATTTCTCGAACACGTTCTGCAGTTTCTCGGCCGGAATGCCGATGCCGGTGTCCTCGACCCGCAGCTTGAGCTGGACGACGTCATTGACGGTTTCGCCGCCGACGTCGATCAGCACATGGCCTTTCTCGGTGAACTTCACCGCATTGCCGACCAGATTGGTGACGATCTGCCGGAAGCGGCCGGCGTCGCCGACGACATGGGCCGGCAGGCGCGGATCGACACGCACGATCAGTTCGAGGTTCTTCTCGGCGACACGCGCCGAGACCAGCGTCGCCACATCTTCGACCGCTTCGGTGAGACGGAAAGGGGCAGGGTCCAGGGTGAGCTGTCCGGCATTGATCTTGGAGAAATCGAGGATGTCGTTGATGATAGTGAGCAGCGCATTGCCCGATTTGACGATGACGTCGGTGAAGGTCTTCTGGCGTGGCGTCAATTCGGTCTTGGCCAAGAGTTCAGCCATGCCGAGCACGCCGTTCATCGGCGTGCGGATCTCGTGGCTCATATTGGCCAGGAATTCCGACTTGGCGCGGTCTGCGGCCTCGGCCTTGAACAGGGATTCGGCCGATTGGGCAAAGGCGCGGCGGATCGCCTGTTCCATCGGCCGGAAGACCCAGAAGGCGACGATGGCAAGGACAGCGAACAACAGGCCGCTCGCCCACAGCAGCAACCGGTCGCTGGAAGCGTCGGCCAGATGGCGCTCTTCGTCCATGGCGGTGCGGACGCGGACGAGCATTGGCTGGACGAACAGGTCGTTCTGGTTGCGGATTTCCCGATAGCTCCATTCATCGGCCTTCTGCGCCACCGACATCAGGTTGAAATTGCGCACCATGTCGTGCGCCGACCAGAACAGGTCGCCGTTGACCGAGGCGGTTTCCAGTTCGTTGATGGTCTTGGCCGACAGGCGAGAGCGGATCGCCGCGAACTGGGCGGTCAGAGTGTCGATCTCGCCGGTCAGGCGTTCGGAATGGCCGCGCGCCGAAGCGGTCAGCGCGTCGCGCGTTTCGTTGCGCCAGGCGGATCCGGTTGTCTCGGCAAAGCTGGTCGCGTTGCGCAGGTCGCGGGTGAAGACGACGAGGTTGCTGCTCAGCGCATCGATCTCATGGCGGAAGGAATTGACGCGGTTGAGCGCAACCATGACGGCCGTGGAAGCCAGCGCGAAAATCAGCAATCCTGAAAGATAGCGAATCCGGACAAACCGGATGAAGGAAGAATATTCCGGCATGCGCAACCCCAACACATACGCATTATTTTAACGACCGGGATTACGCTTCATTTACATTAAGATTTCGTTCGCGCGGGGGCGCGCGATTGCTCGTCCGTGCGGTGGCGCGGAAGATCAGATCGATGCGGTGATGCCGCCGTCGACATAGAGGATATGGCCGTTGACAAAGGACGAGGCATCGGAAGCCAGGAACACGCAGGCTCCGACCAATTCCTCCACCTTGCCCCAGCGGCCGGCCGGCGTGCGCTTTTCGAGCCAGGCGGTGAAAGCCGGATCGGCAACAAGGGCTGCGTTGAGCGGCGTGTCGAAATAGCCCGGTGCGATGGCGTTGCATTGCAGGCCGTATTTGGCCCAGTCGGTCGCCATGCCCTTGGTCAGGTTGCCGACCGCGCCTTTCGTCGCCGTGTAGGGGGCGATGCCGGGGCGGGCGAGTGCGGTCTGGACGGAAGCGATGTTGATGATCTTGCCGCGGCCCCGCTTGATCATGTGGCGCGCAACCGCCTGGCCGACATGGAAGACGCTGGCGACATTGGTCTGCAGCAGGCGCTCGAATGCGTCGGCGGGAAAATCCTCGAGCGGCGTGCGGAACTGCATGCCGGCATTGTTGACCAATATGTCGATCGGCCCGCCGGACAGCTCGAAATTGTCGATCGCGGAGCGGACCGCGTCATGGTCGGTCGCGTCGAAGGCAAGCGTTTCCGCCCCGGGGATCTGTGTCGCCGCTGCGGCAAGCTTTGCCGCGTCACGGCCATTGAGGACCACCCTGGCGCCGGCTTGCGCCAAGCCTGCGGCCAGGCCGAGCCCGATGCCCTGCGACGAGCCGGTTATGAGCGCCCGGCGCCCGCTGAGATCGAACAAGGTGGATGACATCGAACCTGACCTTCCATTTGGCTCTCACCCCGCACCGGCCCGTTATCAGCTGTTGCGTGTCGCGACGAAGGTCGCAGCCTCCTTCAGCAGCGCCGCCTTGTCGCCATAGGGATCGAGCAGTGCGTGCGCCTGGCCGACAAGACCGTGCAACTGGCTGCGCGCCCAATTTGCGCCATGCAGTGCCACCAACGTTCCCTTGCCGGCGGCGGCGTCCTTGCCGGTCGCCTTGCCCATCTGGCTGGCGTCCGCAGTCAGGTCGAGCAGATCGTCGGCAAGCTGGAAAGCAAGGCCGATCGCCGAGCCGAATTCGGCCAGTCGCTCCCGGTCTTCTGCCGGAGCGCCGGCGGTGATGGCGCCGGCTTCACAGGCGAAGCGGATAAGCGCGCCGGTCTTCATCGCCTGCAGCGTTATGATGCCGGCCTCGTCGGGCGGTGTCTGCTCGGCTTCGAGGTCGAGTTTCTGGCCACCGACCATGCCGCCGGCGCCCGCGGCCCTGGCAAGCGCCAGCACCAGAGCGGCCCGCCGCTCGGCCGGCAGCACGGTTGCTTCGCTGGCGATGATGTCGAAGGCGAGCGTCAGCAAGGCGTCGCCGGCCAGGATGGCGGTTGCCTCGTCGAACGCCTTGTGCACGGTCGGCTGGCCGCGGCGCAGATCATCGTCGTCCATCGCCGGCAAATCATCATGGATCAGCGAATAGCAATGCACGCATTCGAGCGCCGCCGCGACACCCAACGCGGCTTCGCCATCGGCGGAAAAAAGGGCAGCGCTTTCCATGACCAGGAAGGGGCGCAGGCGCTTGCCGCCGTTCAGCACGCCATGGCGCATCGCCGCCATCAGCCGCTCGGGCCGCGCGATCTCGCCCGAAAGCGGGCGATCGTCGAGCAACCGCCGCAACTGCACCTCGACGGCCGCCGCCCGTCGGATAAGCGCCATTTCGAACGCCATTTCGTCGTCATTCGTCATGGCCGGGAGCGGTAGCCGACACTCAGACGTTGCGCAAGAAGGCAAGCGCCATTATGCCGGAGCGGTAAGAGCCCGTTTGGAAACTCTGCTCCTGCGGTCATCTGAAGGCGTTTTCTGCGCTTCCGGTGCTCACGTACTCAAATGTACGCTCCGCTCCGGTTCTCGAAACACCGTCATATGACTCACAGGAGCGAGTTTCAAAACGAGCTCTCTGGCACGGGTTGGGCGGCTTGGCGGAACCGATCGTCGATCATGAAACCGAAAAGCTGGACATGGCGACGAGATCGCGCGGCGTGAACCGCCGCAGTCTCAGGCGCTGGGTCCGGCGCAGCCTTGTCGTGGCCGCCGTGCTGGCGCTGATCCCGACAGTGCTGACCTTCCTTTACCTGCCGTCCTTCGTGCACCCGGTGTCGACGCTGATGCTGAAGGACCTGGCGACCTTCTCCGGCTATGACCGGCGCTGGGTGTCGATCGACGATGTCGCGCCGGTGCTGGCCCATTCGGTCATCATGTCGGAGGACGGGCAGTTCTGCTTCCACCGCGGCGTCGATCTCGGCGAACTCAGGGGGGTCGTCGATGACGCGCTGGCCGGCGAGGCAACGCGCGGCGCCTCGACCATCACCATGCAGACGGTGAAGAACCTGTTCCTGTGGTCACGGCCGCTGGGCTCGGTGCGCAAGGTGGTCGAACTGCCGCTGGCGGTCTATTTCGACGCTGTGCTGTCGAAACGGCGCATCATGGAGATTTATCTCAACATCGCCGAATGGGGGCCGGGCATCTATGGCATCGAGGCCGCGGCACAGCATCATTTCGGCATTTCGGCAAAACAGCTGTCGCGCCGGCAGGCGGCACTTCTTGCCGTTACCTTGCCCAATCCGATCGCCCGCAATCCGGCAAAACCCGGCCCAGGGCTGAGACGGCTCGCCAATCTGATCGAGCGGCGTGCCGGCCGTTCCGGCGCCTATGTCGGCTGCCTCGAGTAGCCAACTCAAAAAAGTTCGTGGTAGCGCTGGCCAAAACGGCACAGGGCGTGTATAGGCACCCGACTTTCTCAGATTTAGGCCCCGACATGGCCCTTTCACGAGGGCGGGCGGGGCTTTTGACCATGTAGTGGAGCATATCCATGGCCGTTCCGAAACGCAAAACCTCTCCGTCCAAGCGCGGCATGCGCCGCTCGGCCGACGCCCTCAAGGCCCCGACCTATGTTGAGGACAAGAATTCCGGCGAAATGCGCCGTCCGCACCACATCGACCTGAAGACCGGCATGTATCGCGGTCGCCAGGTGCTGACCCCCAAGGAAAGCTGAGACCAGCTTTTCCCAAGGTTTGAGTTACAAAAAGACCGGCCTCTGGCCGGTCTTTTTGCGTTTGGCGGAAGTTGATGACCGGAGCCGAAGCTCGGGCTGCCATCTCACCGGCGTGCCGTGCGCGCCGGTTACTTCAAGCGCTGAGCCCTCTATCTCTCGTTTATCCCATGTCGGCCGGGCAACCGGCTGACATGGTTGTTGCATCCGGTCTTCGACCGTGTTTGCGGCTTTGCACGAAAAATCTTGACGGCGTGGCTGTGGCGCATTCTACAGAAGGTGCCCCCATATGGAGACGCCAGATGTTCGGTGCCGTCCCGCTTTTGATCGTGCCTTTCATTCTCTACAATCTCGGCCTGCTCGGAATTTTCGGCGGCGGTGACGATCCGTGGGCGAGCGAGATCTTCTCGTTCCGCATGATGTCGGGCGGGGTGTTCTCGATGACGCTCGGCGACCTGATGATATTGATCGGGCTGATCTTCCTGTTTCTCGAAATGGTGAAGTCGGCGCGCACGACCAGCGCCTCGATCATGGACCATCTCCTGTCGACGCTGGTCTTCGTCGCTTTCCTGGTCGAATTCCTGCTGGTCAAGGGCGCGGCGCATTCCATCTTCTTCACGCTGATGATCATCGCGCTGTTCGATGTGCTGGCCGGGTTCGCGGTGTCGATGCGGTCGGCGAGCCGGGATATCAACCTAAACTAGAGCGGGATGAATTGAGCCTGAATCGACGGCGGATTCCCTTGGGCAGGCAAATCTGATTCAACATGCTGGCTGGGCAAGGAGGCCAGCATGGATGGGCAAGCCTTATTCGATGGATCTTCGCGAACGGGTTGTTGCGTCGGTTGAGCGGGAGGGGCTGTCGCGGCGGCAGGCGGCAGTGCGCTTTGGGGTTGGTATCAGTACCGTCATCAGATGGGTAAGCCGCTTGCGCGAAACGAGCAGCCTTGCGCCCGGCAAGATGGGTGGGCACAGGCCGAAGAAGATTGCCGGTGAGCATCGGGACTGGCTTCTGGTGCGCTGCCGGGCCGCTGATTTCACGCTACGCGGACTGGTGGCCGAACTGGCCGAGCGCGGCCTGAAGGTCGATTACCGCTCGGTATGGGAGTTCGTCCACGCCGAGAAGCTCAGTCACAAAAAAAGACGCTGATCGCGGCTGAGCAGGATCGCCCCGATGTGGCGCACAGGCGGGCACAGTGGGCAAAGTATCAGGACCGCATCGATCCTTCCCGCCTGGTGTTCATCGACGAGACCTGGACCAAGACAAACATGGCGCCGCTCAGGGGATGGGCACCGCGCGGCGAGAGGATCAAAGCCAAGGTACCGCACGGCCATTGGAAGACCATGACCTTCTTGGCGGCGCTACGCCACGACCGTGTCGATGCGCCATGGCTCATCGACGGACCAATCAACGGCGAGCGGTTCCAGCTCTATGTCGACAAGGTTCTCGTCCCAACCCTCAAGCCCGGCGACATCGTCGTCATGGACAATCTCGGCTCGCACAAGAGCAAGGCCGTGCGCCGCGCCATCCGCTCGCCCGGCGCCAAGCTGTTTCTCCTGCCGAAATACTCGCCCGACCTGAACCCCATCGAGAAGCTCTTTGCAAAGCTCAAGCATTGGCTGCGCAAGGCGGCCAGGCGAACCATCGATGCAGTCTGCAATGCCATCGGACAAATCCTCGGCACCGTCAATTCAATCGAATGCAGGAATTACTTCATCGAGGCCGGGTATGCCCAACCTAAAGTCATCCCGCTCTAGACTGACGCCTCAGCCCGGATCGGCGCTGAAGTCGGCGGCCTCGATGCCGGCGATGGCCGCGGCCTCATCATTGTCCGAGGTGTCGCCTGATATGCCGACGGCGCCAATGATGGCGCCGGCCTTGTCGCGGATCAGCACGCCGCCGACGACCGGCAGCACGCGTCCGCCCGACACGTCGGAAATGCCGGCGACCAGATGCGGACGCTCCTTGGCGAAGGCCTCGACCTTGCGCGAGCCCATGCCGATGGCCAGCGCGCCATAGGCCTTGCCCGCCGACATTTGCGGGCGCAGGAACGAGGCGCCGTCCTGGCGCTGGAAGGCGACCAGATGGCCGCCGGCGTCAAGCACCGAGACGCCCAGTGGCTTGAGCTTGAGATCGGCGCCTTTGGCGAAGGCGGCATCGATGATTTGCCTGGCTTTTTCGAGCGGCAGTGCGGTCATGGCAATCTCCTGTTGAAAGAGGCAATCATCGACGGCCGGCCGGCCGAAGCAATCCCGGTTTCGGTTGAAATTGCTTCTTGTGAAGCGGTGGGATGAAGGGCGGCTGTCTGGATGGTGCCGTCGAACGGCGACAGGCGAGCAGCGCCGGCCGGTTTAGCCGGGTCGCCCCAGAGTGGTGCGTTTTACTTCTTCTTGGCGCGTGCAGGCTTCTTGGCGGGGACTGCCGGCGCGTTGGCGAGGTCTTCGGCTTCCTTGGCGAGGCGGAGCGCCCGCAACTTGTCGGTCTTGACCTTGCGGGCGTCGCTCTCGGCGGCATATTCCGCCATTGCCTTCTGGCGGACGGTCGCCGCTTCTTCCTGCTTCTTGAAGCGCAGATCTGCGCGCGCGCGGGCAGCATCCCGAGAGTTCTCAACCAAGACCTTATCCAATCCCGTGAATTGTGGGTTCCGCTTGTTCTAGCAGAGCCGGCCTCTCAACGGGGAAAATAGTTGGTTACGCAGCCGGGCTGGCGCTGAGTGCCTTGCTGGCGACCACGGCTTCATAGGCGGCCTGCAGGGTCGCGCGGACAGATGGGCCGGACGCTGTATCGAGCGGCATACCCAGATGCTCATGGCGCAATTCGTCCATGAATTTCTCCCATAGTGGCGGTCCGCCCTTTTCCAGGAGTTCGGCGCGGATCGAGAGTTCCTCGCTGGTCGGCAGCCAGACCCGGCCCCAGGCACCGAGATGGGCCAGGATCGGCACCAGCGTGATAGCCATCTCGGTCAGGCTGTAAATCGCCTTCTGCTTGTGACTGGGATCGTCGGCCTTTGTCAGCATGCCCAATTCCATCAGCCGTTTCAGCCGGTCGGCGAGGATGTTGGAGGCAATGCCTTCCATCGATCCGTTGAGCAGCTCGCGGAAATGGCGCCTGCCGCCGAAAATCATGTCGCGCAGGATGATCAGGCTCCAGCGGTCGCCGAACACTTCCAACGACAGGTTGATCGGACAGCCGGACCGGCGATCGAGGCTCATTCGATTCTCTCCACACAAAACCGGTTGCATTATCGTATCAGTTTTATTATGGTGCAACTGATTGCAAAATGCAATCAGATGAGGAGGCCATACAATGACGTCGATCGACCGTCCCGAGATCACATCCGAAGCCTTCGGCGACGCAGAAAATCCCCCGCTGCTGCTGATCATGGGCGCGATGGCCTCGATGCTGTGGTGGCCGGAGGCATTTTGCCGGGAGCTGGCGGATGCCGGCCTTTACGTGATCCGCTACGACAATCGCGATACCGGCCGTTCGACCAAATATCCGCCAGGCAAGCCGCCTTACACATTCGACGACATGGCGGATGATGCGATTGGTGTGCTCGACAGCCATGGCATCGGCAAGGCGCATGTCGCCGGCATGTCGATGGGCGGCATGATCGCGCAACTCGTGGCGCTCAAACACCCTTCCCGCGTCGCGTCGCTGACCGTGATCAGCAGCTCGCCGATGGGGATGGACACCTCGCATCTGCCGCAGACGACCGATGCCTATATCAAGCATTCGGCCGCGGGCGCTGATGTCGACTGGGCGGACCGCCGCCAGGTGATCGATTTCATGGTCAGGGATACCAAGGCGATCGCCAGCACCGCGCATCCGTTCGACGAGGCCGGGATGAGAGCCTTCATCGAACAGGATTACGACCGGTCGGGCGGTTTCCTGAGCGCAACCAATCATTTTTCGCTCAAGGGCGGTGATGAATGGAAGGGCCGCCTGCACGAGATGACGGCGCTGTTGCTGGTCATCCATGGCACATCAGATCCGATCTTTCCGGTTGAACACGGCGAGGCACTGGCCAAAACAGTCGCCGGCGCAAAACTCCTTCGCGTC includes:
- the rpmF gene encoding 50S ribosomal protein L32; protein product: MAVPKRKTSPSKRGMRRSADALKAPTYVEDKNSGEMRRPHHIDLKTGMYRGRQVLTPKES
- a CDS encoding IS630 family transposase (programmed frameshift), with protein sequence MGKPYSMDLRERVVASVEREGLSRRQAAVRFGVGISTVIRWVSRLRETSSLAPGKMGGHRPKKIAGEHRDWLLVRCRAADFTLRGLVAELAERGLKVDYRSVWEFVHAEKLSHKKTLIAAEQDRPDVAHRRAQWAKYQDRIDPSRLVFIDETWTKTNMAPLRGWAPRGERIKAKVPHGHWKTMTFLAALRHDRVDAPWLIDGPINGERFQLYVDKVLVPTLKPGDIVVMDNLGSHKSKAVRRAIRSPGAKLFLLPKYSPDLNPIEKLFAKLKHWLRKAARRTIDAVCNAIGQILGTVNSIECRNYFIEAGYAQPKVIPL
- a CDS encoding biosynthetic peptidoglycan transglycosylase translates to MGGLAEPIVDHETEKLDMATRSRGVNRRSLRRWVRRSLVVAAVLALIPTVLTFLYLPSFVHPVSTLMLKDLATFSGYDRRWVSIDDVAPVLAHSVIMSEDGQFCFHRGVDLGELRGVVDDALAGEATRGASTITMQTVKNLFLWSRPLGSVRKVVELPLAVYFDAVLSKRRIMEIYLNIAEWGPGIYGIEAAAQHHFGISAKQLSRRQAALLAVTLPNPIARNPAKPGPGLRRLANLIERRAGRSGAYVGCLE
- a CDS encoding winged helix-turn-helix transcriptional regulator, which encodes MSLDRRSGCPINLSLEVFGDRWSLIILRDMIFGGRRHFRELLNGSMEGIASNILADRLKRLMELGMLTKADDPSHKQKAIYSLTEMAITLVPILAHLGAWGRVWLPTSEELSIRAELLEKGGPPLWEKFMDELRHEHLGMPLDTASGPSVRATLQAAYEAVVASKALSASPAA
- a CDS encoding GlcG/HbpS family heme-binding protein, with translation MTALPLEKARQIIDAAFAKGADLKLKPLGVSVLDAGGHLVAFQRQDGASFLRPQMSAGKAYGALAIGMGSRKVEAFAKERPHLVAGISDVSGGRVLPVVGGVLIRDKAGAIIGAVGISGDTSDNDEAAAIAGIEAADFSADPG
- a CDS encoding alpha/beta fold hydrolase, translating into MTSIDRPEITSEAFGDAENPPLLLIMGAMASMLWWPEAFCRELADAGLYVIRYDNRDTGRSTKYPPGKPPYTFDDMADDAIGVLDSHGIGKAHVAGMSMGGMIAQLVALKHPSRVASLTVISSSPMGMDTSHLPQTTDAYIKHSAAGADVDWADRRQVIDFMVRDTKAIASTAHPFDEAGMRAFIEQDYDRSGGFLSATNHFSLKGGDEWKGRLHEMTALLLVIHGTSDPIFPVEHGEALAKTVAGAKLLRVAGGGHELHPDDWDVIVDGIVAHTQPN